Proteins encoded by one window of Culicoides brevitarsis isolate CSIRO-B50_1 chromosome 2, AGI_CSIRO_Cbre_v1, whole genome shotgun sequence:
- the LOC134832860 gene encoding conserved oligomeric Golgi complex subunit 4 — protein MSVEVAQAKDALPPSEPSETLEDINKRLQNILSKQCQVEARILGIGKSMVVLSTAHSETKKLSERLVSTAELAENVSAKVRRLDEARSRVSECQQRVHDLIDLQLCSEGVIQAIRDEDFEKGAAHVNRFLSMDKTLLKRTADDVSESVTSVSQAVATLEKAADQIRQIVTLKFDDAVQRDDMASVERFFKIFPLLGMHDEGIEKFFNYICTKLQSRAEKELRSSMDQAKAEKRMPIAFADTMTVLLETLARVVETNQPLIETYYGYGRLSQVAVLLQQECDNEIRKLVTEFKNNRQISRRIAQINDYSKGSSTSNTNAGHYRKPSGGSVDKLSAKDVDVLINEITIMHSRAELYIKFIKKRVNNDLEASTLTEEEKEARRTNLENSIRKSGLRTQMQELISTYLQLERYFMEESVLKAISLDSYEAGQQNSSMIDDVFFIVRKCIRRSIGTQSFDGVCAVINNAASCLDQDFLNALRVPLKAGYPSGYIDLAQAYNAFQSSIQQGRIQTSDAEQARTNFIVQLNNADKSLEFIDTLWKMMSEEAHNTFPAITQRENEILESCLSGLKSFSDSLKAVIDFGMQQLRSSAVKPRIHPWVDQFQSHNHMLSDEEHAIYESSETFVQSLIVQLDEFLNSFKSQLTQSTYEALIDIVVTDVTVRMERAIKKCTYNRLGSIVLDQEIRTLGSYFTNIASWAVRDKLTRLTQIATLLNVEKVADVLDFYDPLEQGTTWRLTRNEMRTILALRIDFKMDEIKKLKL, from the exons ATGTCTGTCGAAGTTGCTCAAGCTAAAGATGCCCTTCCCCCATCTGAACCTTCTGAAACTTTAGAG GACATCAACAAACGCCTGCAAAACATCCTTTCGAAACAATGTCAAGTCGAAGCTCGTATTCTCGGCATCGGAAAATCCATGGTGGTTCTATCGACAGCGCATTCCGAAACCAAAAAGCTCTCCGAACGCCTCGTCTCGACAGCAGAATTAGCTGAAAATGTCAGTGCCAAAGTTCGTCGTCTCGATGAAGCCCGTTCTCGTGTTAGTGAGTGCCAGCAACGCGTTCACGACTTGATTGATTTGCAACTTTGCAGCGAAGGTGTCATTCAGGCGATTCGTGATGAGGATTTCGAAAAGGGAGCTGCTCACGTCAATCGTTTCCTGTCCATGGATAAGACGTTACTGAAACGTACTGCCGACGATGTTTCCGAGTCAGTTACTTCCGTAAGTCAAGCTGTTGCAACGTTGGAAAAGGCAGCGGATCAAATTCGTCAAATTGTGACGTTGAAATTCGACGATGCCGTGCAACGCGATGACATGGCTTCCGTTGAACGATTCTTTAAGATTTTCCCTTTGCTTGGAATGCACGATGAGGGTATCGAGAAATTCTTCAATTATATTTGTACAAAGTTGCAATCGAGAGCGGAGAAGGAGTTGCGATCAAGTATGGACCAAGCAAAGGCGGAAAAGAGAATGCCGATAGCCTTTGCTGATACAATGACGGTGTTGTTGGAGACTTTAGCTCGTGTTGTGGAAACTAATCAACCGCTAATTGAAACTTATTACGGTTATGGACGTTTGAGTCAAGTTGCTGTGCTTTTGCAACAAGAATGCGACAACGAAATACGGAAATTAGTGACAGAATTCAAGAATAATCGACAAATTTCACGTCGAATTGCTCAGATAAATGATTACAGTAAGGGAAGCAGCACATCAAACACCAATGCAGGGCATTATAGGAAGCCATCGGGAGGTTCTGTGGACAAATTAAGTGCGAAAGATGTCGATGTGTTGATAAATGAAATTACAATTATGCATTCAAGGGCAGAGTTGtacataaaattcatcaaaaagagagttaat aacgatCTTGAAGCAAGTACCCtaacagaagaagaaaaggaagCTCGTCGtacaaatttagaaaattctaTTCGTAAATCCGGTCTTCGAACGCAGATGCAAGAGCTTATTAGCACGTATCTCCAACTTGAACGCTATTTCATGGAAGAAAGTGTTCTCAAAGCAATTTCCTTAGATTCGTACGAAGCTGGGCAACAAAACTCTAGTATGATTGACGATGTCTTCTTTATCGTGCGAAAATGTATTCGACGTTCCATTGGCACGCAATCTTTCGACGGGGTTTGTGCCGTTATTAACAACGCCGCCAGCTGCTTGGATCAAGATTTCCTCAATGCCTTGCGAGTGCCTTTAAAAGCCGGGTATCCCTCGGGATACATTGATCTTGCGCAAGCCTACAATGCATTCCAGAGCAGCATCCAACAAGGTCGCATTCAAACGAGTGATGCCGAGCAAGCGAGAACTAATTTCATCGTGCAACTCAACAATGCCGACAAAAGTTTGGAATTCATTGATACTTTGTGGAAAATGATGAGTGAAGAGGCTCACAACACATTCCCCGCAATTACGCAACGAGAAAACGAAATTCTTGAATCATGTTTGTCGGGCTTAAAGAGTTTTAGTGATTCATTAAAAGCTGTTATCGACTTCGGGATGCAGCAATTACGATCGAGTGCTGTGAAACCTCGCATTCATCCGTGGGTCGACCAATTCCAATCGCATAACCATATGTTGAGTGATGAGGAACACGCAATTTACGAATCGAGCGAGACTTTTGTGCAATCCTTGATTGTGCAActagatgaatttttgaattcctTCAAATCACAGCTGACCCAAAGCACGTACGAGGCACTTATTGACATCGTTGTGACTGACGTGACGGTGAGAATGGAAAGAGCTATCAAGAAATGCACCTACAATCGA cTTGGCAGTATAGTACTGGATCAGGAAATCCGAACTCTTGGATCATATTTTACGAATATTGCTTCTTGGGCGGTACGAGATAAACTTACACGTCTCACACAAATTGCAACGTTGCTAAATGTCGAAAAAGTTGCTgatgttttggatttttatgatCCGCTGGAACAAGGTACAACATGGCGCTTGACTAGAAATGAAATGAGAACGATTTTAGCTTTGAGAATTGACTTCAAAATGGatgaaattaagaaattaaaattataa
- the LOC134832866 gene encoding rRNA-processing protein UTP23 homolog produces MKINRTKRAQKHLAFFCNNFGFREPYQILIDGTFCFNAIKNNIQIVQQLKKYLQTEIKPLTTACCIIESEQLGNKFQTTTKLLKDFKIHQCGHEKNPIPGSKCFKSMAKKSHYIIATQDRDLQDWIRLQAGIPLIYLHQVAPILEGPSERSLKKVDKVTEKVINVSKIQEERLNFYKKKEGLIKEETKTPPKKRKVKGGPNPLSCKKKKTPKGTEEHTKNPVKNGKVEKKPRKRIKIPKHVKELLTNNSE; encoded by the exons ATGAAGATAAATCGAACGAAACGTGCTCAAAAACATTTGGCATTCTTCTGCAACAACTTTGGCTTTCGAGAACCTTATCAAATCCTCATCGATGGAACATTTTGCTTTAATGCGATAAag aACAACATTCAAATCGTTCAACAACTGAAAAAGTATCTACAAACGGAAATTAAACCTCTGACGACTGCTTGTTGCATCATCGAATCCGAACAGCTCGGCAACAAATTCCAAACTACGACAAAACTTTTGAAAGACTTCAAGATTCATCAATGTGGACATGAGAAAAATCCGATTCCCGGttcaaaatgtttcaaatcaaTGGCAAAGAAGAGTCATTACATTATCGCCACGCAAGACAGAGACTTACAGGATTGGATAAGACTTCAAGCAGGGATTCCGTTGATTTATTTGCATCAAGTAGCGCCAATTTTGGAAGGTCCGTCAGAGAGATCGTTGAAAAAAGTGGATAAAGTAAcggaaaaagttataaatgtGTCCAAAATTCAAGAAGAACGACTAaacttttacaagaaaaaggaAGGTTTGATCAAGGAAGAGACAAAAACGCCACCAAAGAAGCGAAAAGTCAAAGGAGGACCAAATCCGTTGTCgtgcaagaagaaaaagacaCCCAAAGGCACTgaagaacacacaaaaaatcctgtcaaaaatggaaaagttgaaaagaagCCTCGAAAACGTATTAAAATTCCGAAACACGTGAAAGAACTTCTCACAAATAATTCGGaataa
- the LOC134832858 gene encoding kinesin-like protein KIF14, with protein MAFKNTPNTKRLKTGERNVSVPPKKVVSIATPGKAGTPVPLSRRSKSSTCITYTPTSTSKSGSYALSTPKSLTRRALEPVETPDYFNPVSLETPRRFAKSASDIVTDLSLESTKEDEISNLKVAIRVRPMSVKELSNYRVKNVVSCTNNEITVTNGTTADGLSGVSHTFHYDYVFWSADTEDKHYADQKQVFDTLAKPLVDGAFEGYNVCLFAYGQTGSGKSYSMMGIDSDDPDELGLEAGITPRFCKEIFNRIEELKENFYAEVEVSYFEIYNEKIHDLLTLSSEEGFINFENANSKKSALKVREHPVFGPYVVDLSTHMVDSYKLLRDWLAVGNSQRATAATGMNDKSSRSHSIFNIVLNLTEKTNGHDADEVKLTKRSKISLVDLAGSERVCHTNASAERYKEGVSINKSLLTLGKVISALADTKKQNTFVPYRESVLTWLLRENLGGNSRTACLATISPANTHMDETLSTLRYACTARRVTNRVRVNEAPHDKIIRELKAEVERLRALSQNFETLQRRTSINNLEPRKIIIETSVDDNEIEVLRQQLQSTEKELERAQTKWEERLTEMEEIKRAETRLLTKNGLALTLTAEEQQALLINISPNMMETGNLLYLLPMETIKIGRSSSLTNSCVDICLNATDIANHHCSIINRGAIMYIQPEAGDSHKTYLNGKLLANGQRTRIYHGDTIVLGTSHYFKVANKLCQNMSENKNYDFQSCHEEILSELEKRLRHEWDQDKRNAVRKTELACTKKLSDYHQKMTELESEVARLKKEFIQQEKSKRRSSQMLLKSPDLTDVTEETEDAEYTSFLLQEIQEILSNPDQDLLKQHQQLVKDANEWMQNKDLPFTFKLSLPKEDSFTVTSIHITDISAQKEATWSVARLQAWVDATKENFIDNQAPFALFDIEWTDMEEDESLKKSAEPSTPSKIFSRLNDLRNSLTKSPLQHIRSFMSSDSPPKSRRQLIADSNDKENQDVLNQEKNAFTKSAKTILLDVASSNIKLKRLCRKRSKSLTNTTDEDENLSLAQLKTNMLKNSEKIESIVHQMNLVLTENTIKDSSPNISKSPSKAVKFLIE; from the exons ATGGCATTCAAAAACACCCCAAATACGAAACGTTTGAAGACGGGCGAGCGAAATGTCTCCGTGCCGCCAAAGAAAGTCGTCAGTATCGCAACTCCCGGAAAGGCGGGCACTCCTGTTCCCTTGAGTCGTCGTTCCAAGTCATCCACATGCATCACATACACTCCAACATCCACAAGCAAATCGGGCAGTTATGCTCTCAGCACACCCAAAAGCCTCACACGAAGAGCCTTGGAGCCCGTCGAAACGCCAGATTACTTCAATCCGGTATCACTTGAGACCCCCCGTCGTTTCGCCAAAAGTGCATCAGACATCGTGACGGATCTCTCGCTGGAGAGCACAAAAGAAGACGAAATCTCAAATCTAAAAGTAGCAATTCGCGTAAGACCTATGAGTGTAAAGGAATTGTCGAATTATCGCGTGAAGAATGTCGTTTCGTGCACAAATAACGAAATAACTGTGACAAATGGCACAACAGCAGATGGCTTAAGTGGCGTAAGTCACACATTCCATTATGATTACGTCTTTTGGTCGGCAGACACGGAAGACAAGCATTACGCTGATCAAAAGCAGGTTTTTGATACGCTTGCCAAGCCCTTGGTTGATGGCGCCTTCGAGGGATACAACGTGTGTTTATTCGCATATGGCCAAACAGGTTCTGGCAAATCTTATTCCATGATGGGAATTGATTCAG acGATCCCGATGAATTAGGTTTAGAAGCTGGCATCACTCCACGCTTCTGCAAGGAGATCTTCAACCGCATCGAGGAActcaaagaaaacttttatgcCGAAGTCGAGGTCAGCTACTTTGAAATTTACAACGAGAAAATCCACGATCTTCTCACTTTATCAAGCGAAGAAGGATTTATCAACTTTGAAAATGCAAATTCGAAGAAATCTGCTCTCAAAGTACGCGAACATCCCGTTTTCGGGCCATATGTCGTCGATTTGAGCACTCACATGGTCGACAGTTACAAACTTTTGCGCGATTGGCTCGCCGTTGGTAATAGTCAACGTGCTACTGCCGCAACTGGCATGAATGACAAAAGCTCCCGATCACATTCAATCTTCAATATCGTGTTAAATCTCACGGAAAAGACAAATGGACACGATGCTGACGAAGTAAAACTTACGAAACGCAGCAAAATTAGCCTCGTTGACTTGGCGGGAAGTGAACGGGTGTGTCACACAAACGCTTCGGCGGAACGTTACAAGGAAGGCGTCAGCATTAACAAGAGTTTATTGACTTTGGGAAAAGTTATTTCAGCACTGGCGGATACCAAGAAACAAAATACCTTCGTGCCGTATAGAGAAAGTGTTCTAACGTGGCTTTTAcgt GAAAATCTCGGAGGTAATTCCCGCACAGCATGTTTGGCGACAATTTCCCCCGCAAACACGCACATGGACGAAACGCTTTCGACGCTACGTTACGCCTGCACTGCCCGTCGCGTCACAAATCGCGTGCGAGTCAACGAGGCACCGCACGATAAGATAATCCGCGAACTCAAAGCCGAAGTCGAACGTTTACGTGCCCTCTCACAAAATTTCGAAACACTTCAACGTCGAACGTCAATTAACAATCTCGAGCCgcgaaaaattatcatcgaAACGTCCGTGGATGATAACGAAATTGAGGTATTACGGCAACAGCTGCAGTCGACAGAGAAGGAATTGGAACGTGCTCAGACAAAGTGGGAGGAAAGGTTAACGGAGATGGAGGAGATAAAGCGCGCGGAAACGCGATTATTGACGAAAAATGGTCTCGCATTGACACTTACGGCAGAAGAGCAACAGGCGTTGTTGATAAATATTTCGCCGAATATGATGGAAACtg GAAATCTCTTGTATTTATTGCCGATGGAGACAATTAAAATTGGTCGATCGTCGTCTCTGACAAATTCCTGTGTCGATATTTGCTTGAATGCAACGGATATTGCGAATCATcattg CTCAATTATCAATCGTGGTGCTATAATGTACATTCAACCAGAGGCAGGCGACTCTCACAAGACATATCTCAACGGGAAACTTCTCGCTAATGGTCAGAGAACCCGCATTTATCACGGAGATACGATAGTATTAGGCACCtctcattattttaaagttgccAACAAATTATGTCAAAACATGTCAGAGAataag AATTACGATTTCCAAAGTTGTCACGAAGAAATACTTTCGGAGCTTGAGAAGCGTTTGCGTCATGAATGGGATCAAGATAAGCGAAATGCAGTACGTAAAACGGAATTAGCTTGCACCAAAAAGTTATCAGACTACCATCAAAAGATGACAGAGCTCGAAAGTGAAGTTGCCCGtttgaaaaaagaatttatacaacaagaaaaatcaaaacgaCGTTCGAGTCAGATGCTCTTGAAGAGTCCCGATTTAACAGATGTCACTGAAGAAACCGAAGATGCCGAATATACTTCATTTTTACTGCAAGAAATCCAAGAAATTCTTTCGAATCCCGATCAAGACTTGCTCAAGCAGCATCAACAACTTGTAAAAGACGCCAACGAATGGATGCAAAACAAAGATTTACCGTTCACATTCAAACTTTCACTCCCCAAAGAGGATTCTTTCACGGTTACCAGTATTCACATCACCGACATCAGTGCGCAAAAGGAAGCCACGTGGTCTGTTGCTCGTCTCCAAGCATGGGTAGATgcgacaaaagaaaatttcatcgaCAACCAAGCACCATTCGCGTTATTTGACATCGAATGGACCGACATGGAAGAAGACGAATCTCTGAAAAAATCGGCGGAACCATCAACGCCCAGCAAAATCTTCTCCCGTCTCAATGATTTGAGAAATTCATTGACGAAATCCCCGTTACAGCACATCCGATCGTTCATGTCATCGGATTCGCCTCCAAAATCACGACGACAATTGATCGCAGACTCAAACGACAAGGAAAATCAAGACGTTCTGAACCAAGAAAAGAATGCCTTTACGAAATCGGCAAAGACAATCCTTCTGGATGTGGCTTCATCCAACATTAAATTGAAACGTCTTTGTAGAAAACGCTCGAAATCGCTAACAAACACGACAGACGAAGATGAAAACTTGTCTTTGGCACAGCTGAAGACAAATATGCTCAAAAACTCGGAGAAAATTGAAAGTATTGTGCACCAAATGAACTTGGTGTTGACTGAAAATACCATAAAAGACAGTTCGCCCAACATTTCGAAGTCTCCATCGAAAGcggtgaaatttttgatcgaatag
- the LOC134832300 gene encoding uncharacterized protein LOC134832300 — MQNNYYPSPTSLQKSTQQQNFFSPFTTSTSDRPHMTSTPQRFLLPTTSLDVHTVPQSGTPQHKIRDNRLSSGSSTNEKMFVDDSSSRSYSPDTSSEGELCIDESFVSTSETETPPQGQKRRRMVSISPAASLQLSLLDRYKIPSNIPVVYHKNMARQFPEAQGKTAQQKIQRKKNTEAARQSRAKAKILETIVESECRQAATENVNAKRMIATQRAYANTLLKLLAQDEVDWTTKWRDEHEPSRLEVTI; from the coding sequence atgcaaaataattactATCCATCACCGACATCATTGCAGAAAAGTACTCAACAACAGAATTTTTTCTCGCCCTTCACAACGTCAACGTCAGATCGACCTCACATGACAAGCACCCCCCAACGTTTCCTCCTGCCAACGACATCATTAGACGTTCACACAGTACCGCAATCCGGCACACCGCAACACAAAATTCGAGATAATCGTCTCAGTAGCGGCTCATccacaaacgaaaaaatgttcgtCGACGACTCTAGTTCCCGTTCATACTCGCCAGATACCTCGTCCGAAGGCGAATTGTGCATTGACGAGTCTTTTGTGTCGACATCTGAGACAGAAACGCCTCCGCAAGGACAAAAGCGTCGTCGAATGGTGTCGATATCGCCTGCTGCCAGCTTACAACTCAGTTTACTCGACCGATATAAGATTCCGAGCAACATTCCTGTGGTTTACCACAAAAACATGGCACGACAATTCCCCGAGGCGCAAGGTAAAACGGCGCAACAGAAAATTCAACGCAAGAAAAACACAGAAGCAGCGAGACAGTCACGGGCAAAGGCAAAAATACTCGAAACTATTGTCGAGAGCGAGTGTCGTCAAGCCGCCACGGAAAATGTTAATGCGAAACGGATGATTGCAACACAGCGGGCCTATGCAAACACACTGCTTAAACTACTGGCACAAGATGAAGTTGATTGGACGACCAAATGGCGAGATGAACACGAACCATCTAGACTAGAAGTAACGATTtga
- the LOC134832868 gene encoding uncharacterized protein LOC134832868 — MDIYYMGDCTSYASLRSIHHRDYEKYPYGSLENAKVTPMKSAYCLAQEKAEQNKQKSKKKDSCPFCKEQKKRPLVAYMRKRECTKRNESICEEEEHQEPEETTNHNATDKK, encoded by the exons aTGGACATCTATTACATGGGCGATTGCACTTCTTATGCTTCTCTGCGAAGCATCCATCATCGCGACTACGAGAAATATCCATATGGATCGCTCGAGAATGCCAAAGTGACTCCCATGAAGAGTGCTTATTGTCTCGCtcaag AAAAAGcggaacaaaacaaacaaaaaagcaagaaaaaggaCTCCTGCCCCTTTTGCAAGGAACAAAAGAAACGGCCATTGGTAGCTTACATGCGAAAACGCGAATGTACCAAGCGAAACGAAAGCATTTGCGAGGAAGAAGAACATCAAGAGCCCGAAGAAACAACGAATCACAATGCAAccgacaaaaaatga
- the LOC134832865 gene encoding uncharacterized protein LOC134832865, whose translation MYSSVYRPTCSYRDCKNKIAPSKTYFELPSEHSRREIWIKNSGISEAEAAKIILDRRPIFICEEHFDQRQMQYLQDGRKILINHPNSNPLPWQPTETPSGFPYDEQATQMLQIFESNNTEQDLYDYIFARNYVHQTTEAAASAAAAPTNEHLMILNQNYMLQAAQLQQQSQLLASSGHTAATHHHHQLQQIRQQQQQQLQQPQHTTTMTTAALTSAAMTPDRPKQQRRPRTQKPKTAYLHDEPEPPKKDVLCFSVKSNELIKNGDKTVTPLAVAAASSASTSQNADPGSLDIEEQIETYYIMNEKNGKQSDINTIIGN comes from the exons A tgtaTTCGAGTGTTTATCGTCCAACGTGTAGCTATCGTGATTGCAAGAACAAAATTGCCCCATCCAAGACGTATTTTGAGTTGCCCTCGGAACACAGTCGACGCGAAATTTGGATCAAAAACAGCGGAATCTCGGAAGCCGAAGCAGCAAAAATCATCCTCGATCGTCGTCCCATTTTCATTTGCGAAGAACATTTTGATCAGCGACAAATGCAATACTTGCAGGACGGGCGAAAAATCCTGATAAACCATCCAAACTCGAATCCTCTGCCATGGCAACCAACGGAAACTCCTTCGGGCTTCCCGTACGACGAACAAGCCACACAAATGCTCCAAATTTTCGAGTCAAATAACACGGAGCAAGACCTCTACGACTACATTTTCGCACGAAATTACGTGCATCAAACGACGGAAGCTGCTGCTTCGGCAGCGGCAGCGCCAACCAATGAACACCTCATGATTCTAAATCAAAATTACATGTTGCAAGCGGCACAGCTGCAACAGCAATCTCAACTTTTAGCCTCGAGCGGGCATACGGCAGCAACGCATCACCATCATCAATTGCAACAAATTcgacaacagcagcagcaacaattgCAGCAACCGCAACATACCACGACAATGACGACAGCAGCTCTCACATCAGCTGCCATGACGCCGGATCGACCGAAGCAACAACGACGTCCCCGAACACAAAAACCAAAAACGGCGTATCTGCATGACGAACCGGAACCCCCGAAAAAGGATGTTCTCTGTTTTTCCGTTAAAAGCAACGAACTGATAAAGAATGGAGATAAAACTGTGACGCCGCTTGCTGTGGCAGCAGCATCATCGGCAAGCACGAGTCAAAACGCAGATCCCGGAAGTCTCGATATCGAAGAACAAATTGAAACTTATTACATTATGAACGAGAAAAACGGGAAACAATCAGACATCAATACCATTATCGGCAATTGA
- the LOC134832864 gene encoding ubiquinone biosynthesis protein COQ4 homolog, mitochondrial: protein MAFPQTKTNFHRIFRSFNRKQVPVICVLGRIFVPHPHSTRTKTNKMLRKLLQKDLKAAVISIQARNHVTSHHEAPSSSSQEQEEHVEPDEFTKDFLKQRIPLTGFQQILLSAGSSLAAILNPARNDMISALGETTGTRALQKQYEIMMSTDEGQRILSQKPRINSRTIDLRALEKLPHNTFGYAYINFLKENEVHPDSRDPVQFIDDPKLAYIMTRYRESHDLVHTVLGMPTNMLGEVAVKWIEALNTGLPMCYGAAVFGSLRLRQKHRAQYKQYYLPWAMRMARNMKPLMPVFWEERWEQDLSALREELNIEVLVLPNHVKSTKKDKLL, encoded by the coding sequence ATGGCTTTTCCgcagacaaaaacaaattttcatcgtaTTTTCCGAAGTTTCAATCGTAAACAAGTGCCCGTCATTTGTGTCTTGGGTCGAATTTTCGTGCCCCATCCACATTCGAcacgaacaaaaacaaacaaaatgctCCGAAAATTGCTGCAAAAAGACTTAAAAGCTGCTGTGATTAGCATTCAAGCTCGAAACCATGTCACATCGCATCACGAAGCcccgtcgtcatcatcacaaGAGCAAGAGGAACACGTTGAACCCGATGAATTCACCAAAGATTTCTTAAAGCAACGAATTCCGCTGACCGGTTTCCAGCAAATCCTCTTGAGTGCGGGTTCATCTCTCGCAGCAATTCTTAATCCAGCACGCAATGACATGATTTCCGCATTGGGTGAAACGACAGGCACCCGGGCTCTCCAAAAGCAATACGAGATAATGATGTCAACGGATGAAGGTCAACGAATTTTGTCGCAAAAGCCGCGTATAAATTCTCGCACCATCGATTTACGTGCGTTGGAAAAGCTTCCGCACAACACTTTCGGCTACgcttacattaattttttgaaagaaaacgaAGTGCATCCCGATTCGCGGGATCCCGTTCAATTTATCGACGATCCGAAATTGGCTTACATAATGACCCGATATCGCGAATCGCACGATTTAGTACACACGGTATTGGGCATGCCGACAAATATGTTGGGAGAAGTAGCTGTGAAATGGATTGAGGCCTTAAATACGGGATTGCCAATGTGTTATGGCGCAGCGGTATTTGGTTCACTCCGATTGCGACAGAAACATCGAGCGCAGTACAAGCAGTATTATTTGCCGTGGGCGATGCGAATGGCGCGCAACATGAAACCTCTCATGCCCGTATTTTGGGAGGAAAGATGGGAGCAAGATCTGTCGGCGTTGCGCGAAGAACTGAATATCGAGGTGTTAGTGTTACCGAATCACGtaaaaagtaccaaaaaagataaattgttGTAA
- the LOC134832863 gene encoding pyridine nucleotide-disulfide oxidoreductase domain-containing protein 1 has translation MEQNLIECTCLIVGGGIAGVSCLETLSFLAPTAKIVLLTESPLIKAVTNISQVSKTLQKFDITEKEATSLSADTVLVIHDRLIRLETKSFKATTAKGVIIKYEHICLCTGARPKLISTDNPHVIGIRDTDSVIEFQKRIKTGKVMAIVGNGGIASEIVYEVKGIKIHWIVKDEHISSTFVDPGAAKFFQETLIESNATEKETHVIKRMRYEQTNKNNAPTKGAALGPDWHRSLELTGNNLQEQNKVEIHYNCEVKDIQMNESSSEFPVKLTLTNNEVVECDLVVSATGVVPCIDYEIDVPLKFGPDGGIFVDDLMQTSANNVYAAGDICYAGWKYAPQWFQMRLWTQARQMGGMAAKTIAGKLNNEPVIADFCFELFGHVTQLFGYQVILLGNFNGQGLGDNYEILLRVTPKKEYIKFVLKEGKLQGALLIGDTDLAETCENLILNQLDLTPYGDDILDPNIDIEDYFD, from the coding sequence atggaacaaaatttgatCGAATGTACTTGTCTGATCGTCGGAGGAGGAATTGCGGGTGTATCGTGTCTCGAAACGCTCAGTTTTCTTGCTCCAACTGCAAAAATTGTCTTACTTACGGAATCGCCGTTGATCAAAGCAGTCACCAACATCTCACAAGTCAGCAAAACCCTTCAAAAATTCGATATCACGGAGAAAGAAGCAACTTCCTTGTCAGCTGATACCGTTTTAGTCATTCACGATCGTCTTATTCGGCTGGAAACAAAGTCTTTCAAAGCTACAACCGCCAAAGGAGTCATTATCAAGTACGAGCACATTTGTTTATGCACAGGAGCTCGTCCAAAACTCATTTCCACAGACAATCCTCATGTAATTGGCATCCGTGACACTGATTCAGTCatcgaatttcaaaaaagaataaaaacggGAAAGGTAATGGCCATTGTCGGAAACGGGGGAATCGCCTCAGAGATTGTTTATGAAGTAAAAGGCATTAAAATCCATTGGATTGTCAAAGATGAACACATTTCCTCCACATTTGTCGATCCAGGAGCTGCAAAATTCTTTCAAGAAACCTTAATTGAGTCAAATGCCACGGAAAAAGAGACTCACGTTATCAAAAGAATGCGTTACgagcaaacaaacaagaaCAACGCACCAACAAAGGGAGCAGCTCTCGGTCCCGATTGGCATCGAAGTCTAGAATTAACCGGAAATAATCTCCAAGAACAGAATAAAGTTGAAATTCACTACAATTGTGAAGTAAAGGACATCCAAATGAACGAAAGTTCTTCCGAATTTCCCGTAAAACTGACTTTAACGAACAACGAGGTCGTTGAATGTGATCTTGTAGTGTCAGCTACGGGCGTTGTGCCTTGTATCGACTACGAAATCGATGTTCCCTTGAAATTCGGTCCCGACGGAGGCATTTTCGTGGATGATTTGATGCAAACTTCAGCAAATAATGTCTATGCTGCTGGCGATATTTGTTACGCTGGCTGGAAATACGCTCCGCAATGGTTTCAAATGCGACTTTGGACCCAAGCGCGTCAAATGGGAGGCATGGCAGCAAAAACAATTGccggaaaattaaataacgaaCCGGTAATCGCTGATTTTTGCTTCGAACTCTTCGGACATGTCACACAATTGTTTGGATATCAAGTCATTTTGCTCGGAAACTTCAATGGGCAAGGTTTGGGAGACAATTATGAGATTTTGCTGCGAGTTACGCCGAAAAAAGAGTATATAAAGTTCGTACTTAAAGAGGGAAAGTTGCAAGGAGCTTTGTTGATTGGTGACACAGACTTGGCTGAAACTTGTGAAAACCTGATTTTGAATCAATTGGATTTGACGCCGTACGGAGATGACATTCTCGATCCAAATATCGACATTGAAGAttatttcgattaa